The following coding sequences lie in one Arachis ipaensis cultivar K30076 chromosome B05, Araip1.1, whole genome shotgun sequence genomic window:
- the LOC110271946 gene encoding probable pectinesterase/pectinesterase inhibitor 32, whose translation TLYYGEYMNNGPGAGTSKRVHWTGYHVLNAAEASKFTVAQLMHGDLWLAETGVSFISDL comes from the exons ACACTGTATTACGGAGAGTACATGAACAATGGGCCGGGTGCTGGTACCAGCAAAAGGGTCCATTGGACCGGTTACCATGT GTTGAA TGCCGCAGAAGCTAGCAAGTTCACAGTTGCGCAGCTCATGCATGGTGATCTTTGGTTGGCTGAGACCGGGGTTAGCTTCATTTCAGACCTCTAG
- the LOC107643278 gene encoding thiamine thiazole synthase 2, chloroplastic (The sequence of the model RefSeq protein was modified relative to this genomic sequence to represent the inferred CDS: added 80 bases not found in genome assembly), translated as MAAMATTTALSSNLIKASAFHGTPVATSRVTPIKSQQQQSQTISMSMATPPYDLQSFKFQPIKESIVAREMTRRYMTDMITYADTDVIVVGAGSAGLSCAYELSKNPSIRVAIIEQSVSPGGGAWLGGQLFSAMVVRKPAHRFLDELEVAYDEQEDYVVIKHAALFTSTIMSKLLARPNVKLFNAVAAEDLIVKGGRVGGVVTNWALVSMNHDTQSCMDPNVMEAKVVVSSCGHDGPFGATGVKRLKSIGMIDSVPGMKALDMNTAEDAIVRLTREIVPGMIVTGMEVAEIDGAPRMGPTFGAMMISGQKAAHLALKALGKSNAIDGTCGLEIEEPQFVLASADTEDIVDA; from the exons ATGGCAGCCATGGCCACCACCACCGCCCTCTCCTCAAACCTCATCAAGGCCTCCGCCTTCCACGGCACACCGGTCGCCACTTCCAGAGTCACTCCCATCAAATCCCAACAGCAGCAGAGCCAAACCATCTCCATGTCCATG CTACATGACCGACATGATCACCTACGCAGACACCGACGTAATCGTGGTTGGTGCCGGCTCCGCTGGCCTCTCCTGTGCGTACGAGCTCAGCAAGAACCCCTCAATCCGCGTCGCCATCATCGAGCAATCCGTCAGCCCCGGCGGTGGGGCCTGGCTCGGCGGCCAGCTCTTCTCCGCCATGGTGGTTCGCAAGCCCGCCCACCGCTTCCTGGACGAGTTGGAGGTGGCATACGACGAGCAAGAGGACTACGTTGTCATAAAGCACGCGGCGCTGTTCACTTCCACCATCATGAGCAAGTTGCTGGCGAGGCCCAACGTGAAGCTGTTCAACGCCGTGGCGGCGGAGGATCTGATTGTGAAAGGAGGGAGAGTTGGTGGAGTTGTCACAAACTGGGCCCTGGTGTCGATGAACCATGACACACAGTCGTGCATGGACCCGAACGTGATGGAGGCCAAGGTTGTGGTGAGCTCGTGCGGGCACGACGGGCCTTTCGGCGCCACCGGGGTTAAGAGGCTGAAGAGCATCGGCATGATTGACAGCGTGCCTGGAATGAAGGCCCTTGACATGAACACCGCGGAGGATGCCATTGTTAGGCTCACCAGGGAGATTGTGCCTGGCATGATTGTCACCGGCATGGAAGTTGCTGAGATTGATGGTGCCCCCAGAATG GGTCCAACATTCGGAGCAATGATGATATCAGGGCAGAAGGCAGCTCATTTGGCGTTGAAAGCATTGGGAAAGAGCAATGCCATCGATGGGACTTGTGGACTTGAAATTGAAGAACCCCAATTTGTTTTGGCCTCTGCTGATACTGAGGACATTGTTGATGCTTGA
- the LOC107643280 gene encoding probable xyloglucan endotransglucosylase/hydrolase protein 8, whose product MVRMEAKASSSLGVILLLVVIAEAAVSKGSFEDNFSIMWSEDHFSTSKDGQIWYLSLDKDTGCGFQTKQRYRFGWFSMKLKLVAGDSAGVVTAYYMCSENGAGPERDELDFEFLGNRTGQPFLIQTNVYKNGTGGREMRHMLWFDPTEDYHTYSILWNNHQIVFFVDRVPIRVFKNNGKENNFFPNEKPMYLFSSIWNADEWATRGGLEKTNWKLAPFVSSYKDFSVDGCQWKDPYPACVSTTTDNWWDQYSAWHLSDDQKKDYAWVQRNLVIYDYCNDSQRYPILPEECSLSPWD is encoded by the exons ATGGTGAGAATGGAAGCAAAAGCTTCATCATCATTGGGCGTGATCCTTCTTCTCGTAGTCATAGCTGAAGCAGCTGTGTCCAAAGGATCCTTTGAAGATAATTTCAGCATAATGTGGTCTGAAGACCATTTTAGTACCTCCAAGGATGGGCAGATCTGGTATCTCTCACTTGACAAAGACACAG GATGTGGATTTCAAACAAAGCAGCGATACAGATTCGGGTGGTTCAGTATGAAGCTGAAATTGGTGGCAGGTGACTCTGCTGGAGTTGTCACAGCTTACTAT ATGTGCTCGGAGAACGGGGCAGGGCCAGAAAGAGATGAGCTGGACTTTGAGTTCTTGGGGAACAGAACAGGGCAGCCGTTCTTGATTCAGACAAATGTATACAAGAATGGAACTGGAGGCCGTGAGATGAGGCACATGCTTTGGTTCGATCCAACTGAGGACTACCACACCTATTCGATTCTCTGGAACAACCACCAAATTGT GTTTTTCGTGGATAGAGTGCCCATAAGGGTGTTCAAGAACAATGGGAAGGAAAACAATTTCTTCCCAAATGAGAAGCCCATGTACTTGTTCTCGAGCATATGGAACGCAGATGAGTGGGCCACAAGAGGAGGACTGGAGAAGACGAACTGGAAACTAGCACCCTTTGTGTCATCATACAAGGACTTCAGCGTCGACGGCTGCCAATGGAAAGATCCATATCCTGCATGTGTCTCAACCACCACCGACAATTGGTGGGATCAATACTCTGCCTGGCACCTCTCCGATGATCAGAAGAAGGATTATGCTTGGGTTCAGAGGAACCTCGTCATCTATGACTACTGCAACGATTCTCAACGCTATCCAATCCTTCCAGAAGAGTGTTCTTTGAGCCCCTGGGATTAA